In Archangium violaceum, the following are encoded in one genomic region:
- the yhbY gene encoding ribosome assembly RNA-binding protein YhbY, which produces MPLTGKQRRQLRGLGHHLEPVVIVGQSGVTEGVIAAVEQALHDHELIKVKIHEGPEDRHEAAEKLAQGTSAELVQLLGRTALLFKKRAEDSEFEDY; this is translated from the coding sequence TTGCCGTTGACCGGAAAACAGCGCCGCCAGCTTCGCGGGCTGGGACACCACCTGGAGCCGGTGGTCATCGTGGGCCAGTCGGGCGTCACCGAGGGCGTCATCGCCGCCGTCGAGCAGGCGCTGCACGACCACGAGCTCATCAAGGTGAAGATCCACGAGGGTCCAGAGGACCGCCACGAGGCCGCCGAGAAGCTGGCCCAGGGCACCAGCGCCGAGCTGGTCCAGCTGCTGGGCCGCACCGCGCTGCTCTTCAAGAAGCGCGCGGAGGACTCGGAGTTCGAGGACTACTGA
- a CDS encoding imm11 family protein, with protein MELDQASFAIPVAHARVVDIFERLGVKDVQFIPVEIESQPDRYFILNATRVVKCIDDARSGQVNYWKPEDGQPAKVGTYRAVHRLRIDPTKVGDARIFRTWGWVVTLVVSEDIKEALEREHVSGTRFVEV; from the coding sequence TTGGAGCTCGATCAGGCGTCTTTCGCCATTCCTGTCGCTCACGCCCGAGTCGTCGACATCTTCGAGCGGCTCGGAGTGAAGGATGTCCAGTTCATCCCTGTCGAGATTGAATCCCAACCGGACCGCTACTTCATCCTCAACGCCACCCGGGTGGTGAAGTGCATCGATGACGCCCGCAGCGGTCAGGTGAATTACTGGAAGCCCGAGGATGGTCAGCCCGCCAAGGTCGGTACCTACCGGGCCGTCCATCGGTTGCGCATCGACCCGACGAAGGTGGGTGATGCGCGCATCTTCCGCACCTGGGGCTGGGTGGTGACCCTCGTCGTCTCCGAGGACATCAAGGAGGCACTGGAGCGCGAGCACGTGAGCGGCACGCGCTTCGTCGAGGTGTGA
- a CDS encoding neutral/alkaline non-lysosomal ceramidase N-terminal domain-containing protein produces MSPRWRRFLRSLLPLFVLTLGSAYALASWNWCGRWGERTPVVRGQARAEGLLRAGAARVDLEPPFPVVVAGYGPLRPEASQADLPPRARAVVLAVGDVKVGLVSLELLLVPDALVAAVRERAADLGLQGLVVVATHSHSSFGGYDPRLVSQLAGTGRYRKQALEAAVAGASEALHQAAAKLTDVTLEVGEAREPGLVRSRSGGEDPDGTLTRAVLRSASGPVAELLVFSSHPTVVPRKRAFVDPDWPGRLSLLREEKGGVALVLQGAAGNVSVSFDEGEGVEKAAAYARAVAGLAERAAPVAAGTSRLAFARAEVALPRPDASRLVPSYSRAAGDNFLCASSSRTAEVGALVLGPLELLLLPGEPTVAAGSALLRRTGATGVLGLADGYVGYVDTPELVTAGQGEARHQYFGPALLDRLGAGVEVAAQAAGFTR; encoded by the coding sequence ATGTCTCCCCGCTGGCGGCGGTTCCTTCGTTCCCTGCTTCCCCTGTTTGTGCTGACTCTCGGGTCCGCGTACGCGCTGGCGTCATGGAACTGGTGCGGGCGGTGGGGCGAGCGCACCCCCGTGGTGCGAGGGCAGGCGCGCGCCGAGGGCCTCCTGCGCGCCGGCGCGGCGAGGGTGGACCTGGAGCCGCCTTTTCCAGTGGTGGTGGCTGGCTATGGGCCTCTTCGTCCGGAGGCCAGCCAGGCGGACCTCCCGCCGAGGGCCCGCGCGGTGGTGCTGGCCGTGGGGGACGTGAAGGTGGGGCTGGTGTCGCTGGAGCTGCTGCTGGTGCCCGACGCGCTCGTGGCCGCGGTGCGCGAGCGTGCCGCCGACCTGGGGCTCCAGGGGCTGGTGGTGGTGGCCACGCACTCGCACTCGTCCTTCGGAGGGTATGACCCGCGGCTGGTGTCGCAGCTCGCCGGTACCGGGCGGTACCGGAAGCAGGCGCTGGAGGCGGCGGTGGCCGGAGCCAGCGAGGCGCTGCACCAGGCCGCGGCGAAGCTCACGGACGTCACGCTGGAGGTGGGGGAGGCCCGGGAGCCGGGGCTGGTGCGCTCGCGCTCGGGTGGAGAGGACCCGGATGGGACGCTCACCCGCGCCGTGCTGAGGAGCGCGTCCGGGCCCGTGGCGGAGCTGCTGGTGTTCTCCTCGCACCCCACGGTGGTTCCGAGGAAGAGGGCTTTCGTGGATCCGGACTGGCCGGGGCGCTTGAGCTTGCTGCGCGAGGAGAAGGGTGGGGTGGCGCTGGTGCTGCAGGGGGCGGCGGGCAACGTCTCGGTGTCCTTCGACGAGGGCGAGGGCGTGGAGAAGGCGGCGGCCTACGCGCGGGCGGTGGCGGGGCTGGCCGAGCGAGCGGCGCCGGTGGCGGCCGGCACGTCGAGGCTGGCCTTTGCGCGAGCGGAGGTGGCGCTGCCGAGGCCAGACGCCTCGCGGCTGGTGCCGTCGTACTCGCGGGCGGCGGGGGACAACTTCCTGTGTGCGTCGTCCTCCCGGACGGCGGAGGTGGGGGCGCTGGTGCTGGGTCCGCTGGAGCTGCTGTTGCTGCCGGGCGAGCCCACGGTGGCGGCGGGGTCGGCGCTGTTGCGGCGCACGGGCGCCACGGGGGTGCTGGGACTGGCGGACGGTTACGTGGGGTACGTGGACACGCCGGAACTGGTGACGGCGGGACAGGGCGAGGCCCGTCACCAGTACTTCGGCCCCGCGCTGCTCGACAGGTTGGGCGCGGGGGTGGAAGTGGCGGCCCAGGCCGCGGGCTTCACCCGCTGA
- a CDS encoding YfbM family protein, which translates to MEMLCTLRSLTENQRQKLLEHPDKLEEFIDDEEDFGDAEGARFLDLDIGETWHGLQYLLTGTAWEGKAPLDFLVRGGEDVGDIPSDEGTARVFTADEVKALAKSLGALTEKTLLGRYDPARMQEEDIYPGFWEEPPPDLDPKEELSSYFEELKKFTATVAKRGHGLLVFIG; encoded by the coding sequence ATGGAAATGCTCTGCACGCTGCGCAGCCTGACGGAGAACCAGCGCCAGAAGCTGCTGGAGCACCCCGACAAGCTCGAGGAGTTCATCGACGACGAAGAGGACTTCGGCGACGCCGAGGGTGCGCGCTTCCTGGACCTCGACATCGGGGAGACGTGGCACGGCCTGCAGTACCTGCTGACGGGCACGGCGTGGGAGGGCAAGGCGCCGCTGGACTTCCTGGTGCGAGGGGGCGAGGACGTGGGCGACATCCCCTCGGACGAGGGCACCGCGCGCGTCTTCACGGCGGACGAGGTGAAGGCGCTCGCCAAATCCCTCGGAGCCCTCACCGAGAAGACGCTGCTGGGACGTTACGACCCGGCGCGGATGCAGGAAGAGGACATCTACCCGGGCTTCTGGGAAGAGCCTCCGCCGGACCTCGACCCGAAGGAGGAGCTGTCGTCCTACTTCGAGGAGCTGAAGAAGTTCACGGCCACCGTGGCGAAGCGTGGCCACGGCCTGCTGGTGTTCATCGGCTGA
- a CDS encoding DUF4388 domain-containing protein, whose amino-acid sequence MAEGDVRQYFVRNETGMIWGPLALPTIELLIDNGSIQGRLQVSEDGINFAFPGRFPHIRDAFPREMWGDVVVPGPTTPMAPAVAPAPTTAPTGPQPARPATGAAPRGPAGAPMAGPGAVAASRPGVPVAGPGVRPAAPSGAVPPGAPPGAARPPGTTLAPGMPGAVPTVAPRPGAPAAAPQRPPAPATTARPVGPGIPTQPAPGTPPQAAARPVPPGAAPQQAPAPATTARPVGPGIPTHPAPAAATGPAEVPPSSGQLETHSLVRLYGLLAAGNHTGLLTLTLADGTVSIHFRKGNPEFIDSSHPEDALSTSLLQAKLVTPEQLQQAEAARGRFGGELLAALFGLGLLQPTSAFTQLAHRAQAILLKGLRAESGAFSFEPKDLPPAKAMPLGNKWAVLSDLVRRLPSADLRRRLQPILGLPVMKSNGRVATGDLRLTPHEVRVLALIDGVRSTGQLLTDVPQDADHVLRLVFLLKDLDGVSFAAVAQRAAPPPPQAPASAPQAGAPAPGRAVTAPGVTQAGAPAPGRAVTAPGVAQAGATPQAGAPNAGRAVTAPGVAPAGAPAPGRAVTAPGVAQAGTTPQAPRPAAPAPTTPAAKPAAPAAKPAAPAAKPAAPAPVAKPAAPAPAPAAPAAKPAAPAQAPAASGATPGADEIPVLRELAEKLKEQNHFERLGLGADTNGPAVKIAYFKLARQYHPDTLPPGAPPELEKLKADVFAYIGEAYRTLSDDKGRAAYIEELKHGGGKQEQQVDVEAILKSEELFRKAGLHIKARKFAEAVKILDEAIQLNGEEPEFYAWRGYARFFTFEDKKVAYTEAFKDIQFCLKKNEKVASAHYFLGVIAKLCGDNSGALKHFQKTVEIQPNHIDAQREIRMAAQKK is encoded by the coding sequence ATGGCGGAGGGAGACGTCCGGCAATATTTCGTGCGGAACGAGACGGGGATGATCTGGGGTCCGCTGGCCCTGCCGACCATCGAGCTGCTCATCGATAACGGCAGCATCCAGGGCCGGCTCCAGGTCTCCGAGGACGGCATCAACTTCGCCTTCCCGGGGCGCTTCCCGCACATCCGCGATGCCTTCCCTCGCGAGATGTGGGGAGACGTCGTGGTCCCCGGCCCCACCACTCCGATGGCTCCGGCCGTGGCACCCGCGCCCACCACCGCGCCCACCGGACCCCAGCCCGCCAGGCCCGCCACTGGAGCCGCGCCGCGAGGGCCCGCCGGAGCGCCCATGGCCGGCCCCGGGGCCGTCGCCGCCTCACGCCCCGGTGTCCCCGTCGCGGGTCCGGGTGTCCGGCCCGCCGCACCTTCAGGAGCCGTTCCTCCCGGGGCTCCCCCGGGGGCCGCCCGCCCGCCTGGCACGACGCTCGCGCCCGGAATGCCCGGAGCGGTCCCCACCGTGGCTCCGCGTCCTGGCGCTCCCGCCGCCGCGCCCCAGCGGCCTCCCGCGCCCGCCACCACCGCGCGTCCCGTCGGGCCCGGAATCCCCACCCAGCCTGCTCCTGGCACTCCTCCACAGGCCGCCGCTCGTCCCGTACCTCCCGGCGCCGCGCCCCAGCAGGCCCCCGCGCCCGCCACCACCGCGCGTCCCGTCGGACCTGGCATCCCCACCCACCCCGCTCCCGCGGCGGCCACGGGCCCGGCGGAAGTGCCTCCCAGCAGCGGACAGCTCGAGACGCACTCGCTCGTGCGCCTCTACGGCCTGCTCGCCGCCGGCAACCACACGGGTCTGCTCACGCTCACCCTCGCCGACGGCACCGTCAGCATCCACTTCCGCAAGGGCAATCCCGAGTTCATCGACTCCTCGCACCCCGAGGACGCGCTGAGCACCTCGCTCCTCCAGGCGAAGCTCGTCACCCCGGAGCAGCTCCAGCAGGCCGAGGCCGCCCGGGGCCGCTTCGGTGGTGAGTTGCTCGCCGCCCTCTTCGGCCTGGGCCTGCTCCAGCCCACCTCCGCCTTCACCCAGCTGGCGCACCGCGCCCAAGCCATCCTCCTCAAGGGCCTGCGCGCCGAGTCCGGCGCCTTCTCCTTCGAGCCCAAGGACCTGCCCCCCGCCAAGGCCATGCCCCTGGGCAACAAGTGGGCGGTGCTGAGCGACCTCGTGCGCCGCCTGCCCAGCGCGGACCTCCGGCGCAGGCTCCAGCCCATCCTTGGCCTGCCGGTGATGAAGTCCAACGGACGCGTGGCCACCGGCGACCTGCGCCTCACCCCTCACGAGGTGCGCGTGCTCGCCCTCATCGACGGAGTGCGCTCCACCGGCCAGCTCCTCACCGACGTCCCCCAGGACGCCGACCACGTGCTGCGGCTCGTGTTCCTCCTCAAGGATCTCGACGGGGTGTCCTTCGCGGCCGTGGCCCAGCGCGCGGCCCCTCCTCCGCCACAGGCCCCTGCCTCGGCGCCCCAGGCCGGCGCGCCCGCGCCTGGACGTGCTGTCACTGCCCCTGGTGTCACCCAGGCCGGCGCACCCGCGCCTGGACGTGCCGTCACCGCTCCTGGTGTCGCCCAGGCCGGTGCCACGCCCCAGGCCGGTGCACCCAACGCTGGACGCGCGGTCACCGCTCCAGGTGTCGCTCCGGCCGGCGCACCCGCGCCTGGACGCGCTGTCACGGCTCCGGGTGTCGCCCAGGCTGGCACCACGCCCCAGGCGCCACGCCCGGCGGCGCCCGCCCCCACCACTCCCGCGGCGAAACCGGCTGCTCCCGCGGCGAAACCGGCCGCTCCCGCGGCGAAACCAGCGGCCCCCGCTCCCGTGGCGAAACCGGCCGCTCCCGCTCCGGCCCCCGCCGCTCCCGCCGCCAAACCAGCCGCTCCCGCACAGGCTCCCGCCGCCTCGGGAGCCACTCCGGGTGCCGACGAGATTCCCGTCCTCCGCGAGCTGGCCGAAAAGCTCAAGGAGCAGAACCACTTCGAGCGCCTGGGCCTGGGGGCGGACACCAACGGCCCGGCGGTGAAGATCGCCTACTTCAAGCTGGCCAGGCAGTACCACCCGGACACCCTGCCGCCCGGCGCGCCTCCAGAGCTGGAGAAGCTCAAGGCCGACGTCTTCGCCTACATCGGCGAGGCCTACCGGACGCTCTCGGACGACAAGGGCCGCGCCGCGTACATCGAGGAGCTCAAGCACGGCGGCGGCAAGCAGGAGCAGCAGGTCGACGTGGAGGCCATCCTCAAGAGCGAGGAGCTCTTCCGCAAGGCCGGCCTGCACATCAAGGCCAGGAAGTTCGCCGAGGCGGTGAAGATCCTCGACGAGGCCATCCAGCTCAACGGCGAGGAACCCGAGTTCTACGCCTGGCGCGGCTACGCCCGCTTCTTCACCTTCGAGGACAAGAAGGTGGCCTACACCGAGGCCTTCAAGGACATCCAGTTCTGTCTGAAGAAGAACGAGAAGGTCGCCTCGGCGCACTACTTCCTGGGTGTCATCGCCAAGCTTTGCGGAGACAACAGCGGCGCGCTGAAGCACTTCCAGAAGACGGTGGAGATTCAGCCAAATCACATCGACGCGCAGCGGGAGATCCGCATGGCGGCGCAAAAGAAGTAG
- a CDS encoding AHH domain-containing protein translates to MGEGVRDAAEALLTDPLFVTGVIVSMTLYMAAWAMPEPLFSKATAATLTFVLMMSFTVAEIRNAAVVLLRLERDARKARTLAELEAVAGRFGRAAGATLLRILVMVAGWTVGKALPPVPRGGMGGRLMAPSGPRLPDGSLISSGQVVADGSLVMTGIASGTAASAARQESLCSDGSEDDGVPGHHIATIRNRASNVRGGPWTLVFEPLFKKAGMSLDAPENIVRVRGHKGPHSEEYHSEVFRRISTALRGCNGVDECRRVLSSELKALAAEICTPGTVLSELLMRKR, encoded by the coding sequence ATGGGCGAGGGCGTGCGAGATGCCGCGGAGGCTCTTCTCACCGATCCGCTCTTCGTTACGGGCGTCATCGTTTCGATGACCCTCTACATGGCTGCGTGGGCCATGCCGGAACCGCTCTTCTCCAAGGCGACGGCGGCAACTCTGACCTTCGTCCTGATGATGAGCTTCACGGTGGCGGAGATCCGGAACGCAGCTGTCGTGTTGTTGCGTCTGGAGCGTGACGCGCGGAAGGCACGCACCCTGGCCGAACTGGAGGCGGTCGCGGGGCGCTTCGGCCGGGCAGCGGGAGCGACGCTGTTGCGGATTCTGGTGATGGTGGCGGGCTGGACCGTGGGGAAAGCACTGCCTCCTGTACCTCGCGGAGGTATGGGAGGGCGGCTCATGGCACCCTCGGGTCCGAGACTCCCTGATGGCAGCCTCATCTCCTCCGGTCAGGTAGTCGCCGACGGCAGTCTCGTCATGACGGGGATCGCGAGTGGTACCGCGGCCTCAGCCGCACGCCAGGAAAGCCTCTGCAGCGACGGCTCAGAGGACGACGGAGTTCCGGGACACCACATCGCCACCATCCGGAACAGGGCTTCCAACGTACGTGGAGGACCCTGGACATTGGTCTTCGAACCCCTCTTCAAAAAGGCCGGAATGAGTCTCGATGCGCCTGAGAACATCGTTCGGGTCAGAGGACACAAGGGCCCTCATTCCGAGGAGTACCATTCGGAGGTCTTCAGACGGATCTCGACCGCGCTTCGAGGATGCAATGGTGTGGATGAGTGTCGAAGAGTCCTGAGCTCAGAACTCAAGGCGCTTGCAGCGGAGATCTGTACTCCCGGAACCGTGCTGAGCGAGCTTCTGATGCGGAAGCGCTGA
- a CDS encoding acyl-CoA mutase large subunit family protein — protein sequence MADTKAEKARWKQKTYEKAKGKAGERHPEFRTSSGVTMEPLYTPDDVTGAYEEKLGFPGEYPFTRGVQPTMYRGRFWTMRQYAGFGTAEDANKRYHYLLQSGQTGLSVAFDLPTQMGRDADHARAHGEVGKVGVSISSLQDMEVLLKGIPLDQVSTSMTINATAPILLCLYAAVGEKNGVALEQLSGTVQNDILKEYMARGTYIYPPQPSLRLITNLFAFCAKRVPKWNPISISGYHIREAGSTAAQEIAFTLADGIAYVDAALKAGLEVDDFAGRLSFFFNVHNNFLEEIAKFRAARRLWARIMKERFKAKDPRSMMLRFHAQTAGSTLTAQQVDNNVVRVALQALAAVMGGAQSLHTNSRDEALALPSEESARLALRTQQVIAYESGVADIIDPMGGAFAVERLTDELEAKAEDYIRRIDDMGGMVEAIAKGYPQGEIQDAAYEAQRDVEQKRTVVVGVNQFQVKEPPPSGLLRVDEAVERTQLERMKKLRAERDNGAAQRTVDALRKAAGNADENLIPLILDAVKAYATLGEISDAMRDVFGEHREHVVL from the coding sequence ATGGCAGACACGAAGGCAGAGAAGGCCCGCTGGAAGCAGAAGACGTACGAGAAGGCCAAGGGAAAGGCCGGCGAGCGCCATCCGGAGTTCCGCACCTCGAGCGGCGTCACGATGGAGCCGCTCTACACCCCCGATGACGTGACGGGGGCGTACGAGGAGAAGCTGGGCTTCCCGGGCGAGTACCCCTTCACCCGTGGCGTGCAGCCCACCATGTACCGGGGCCGCTTCTGGACGATGCGCCAGTACGCGGGCTTCGGTACCGCCGAGGACGCCAACAAGCGCTACCACTACCTGCTCCAGTCGGGGCAGACGGGTCTGTCCGTGGCCTTCGACCTGCCCACGCAGATGGGCCGGGACGCGGACCACGCGCGTGCGCATGGCGAGGTGGGCAAGGTGGGCGTCTCCATCTCCTCGCTGCAGGACATGGAGGTGCTGCTCAAGGGGATTCCCCTGGACCAGGTGTCCACCTCGATGACCATCAACGCCACGGCGCCCATCCTCCTGTGCCTCTACGCGGCGGTGGGAGAGAAGAACGGCGTGGCGCTGGAGCAGCTCTCCGGCACGGTCCAGAACGACATCCTCAAGGAGTACATGGCGCGCGGGACGTACATCTACCCGCCGCAGCCCTCGCTGCGCCTCATCACCAACCTCTTCGCCTTCTGCGCGAAGCGGGTGCCCAAGTGGAACCCCATCTCCATCAGCGGCTACCACATCCGCGAGGCCGGCAGCACCGCGGCCCAGGAGATCGCCTTCACGCTGGCGGACGGCATCGCCTACGTGGACGCGGCGCTGAAGGCGGGGCTGGAGGTGGATGACTTCGCCGGCCGGCTGTCCTTCTTCTTCAACGTCCACAACAACTTCCTCGAGGAGATCGCCAAGTTCCGCGCGGCGAGGCGGTTGTGGGCGCGCATCATGAAGGAGCGCTTCAAGGCGAAGGATCCGCGCTCGATGATGCTGCGCTTCCACGCGCAGACGGCGGGCAGCACGCTGACGGCGCAGCAGGTGGACAACAACGTGGTGCGCGTGGCGCTGCAGGCGCTCGCGGCGGTGATGGGCGGAGCCCAGTCGCTGCACACCAACAGCCGGGACGAGGCGCTCGCGCTGCCCAGCGAGGAGTCGGCGCGGCTGGCGCTGCGCACGCAGCAGGTCATCGCCTACGAGTCGGGCGTGGCGGACATCATCGATCCGATGGGTGGCGCGTTCGCGGTGGAGCGGCTGACGGACGAGCTGGAGGCCAAGGCCGAGGACTACATCCGCCGCATCGACGACATGGGCGGCATGGTGGAGGCCATCGCGAAGGGCTACCCGCAGGGGGAGATCCAGGACGCGGCCTACGAGGCGCAGCGGGACGTGGAGCAGAAGCGCACGGTGGTGGTGGGCGTGAACCAGTTCCAGGTGAAGGAGCCACCGCCGTCGGGGCTGCTGCGCGTGGACGAGGCGGTGGAGCGCACGCAGCTGGAGCGGATGAAGAAGCTGCGGGCCGAGCGGGACAACGGGGCGGCGCAGCGGACGGTGGACGCGCTGCGCAAGGCGGCGGGGAATGCGGACGAGAACCTCATCCCGCTCATCCTGGACGCGGTGAAGGCGTACGCGACGCTGGGAGAGATTTCCGACGCGATGCGCGACGTCTTCGGAGAGCACCGAGAGCACGTGGTGCTGTGA
- a CDS encoding acetyl-CoA carboxylase biotin carboxyl carrier protein subunit, translating into MRYFAKLQGQKEAVPVDIEPAGENRFKLTHGGKTFLVDALTLDHGAVSMLVDGTSYGVEFDEQGDEVQVLVRGQVTRIDVADERRLRLRAGSAAFSVEGKQLIAAPMPGKVVKVLVKLGDEVKEGQGLVVVEAMKMENELKSPKAGKVVELPAKEGTAVEINAKLVVVE; encoded by the coding sequence ATGCGTTACTTCGCGAAGCTGCAGGGACAGAAGGAAGCGGTGCCGGTGGACATCGAGCCGGCCGGAGAGAACCGCTTCAAGCTCACGCACGGCGGAAAGACGTTCCTCGTGGACGCGCTGACGCTGGACCACGGCGCGGTGTCGATGCTGGTGGACGGCACGTCCTACGGCGTCGAGTTCGACGAGCAGGGCGACGAGGTGCAGGTGCTGGTGCGGGGGCAGGTGACCCGCATCGACGTGGCGGACGAGCGCCGGTTGCGCCTGCGCGCGGGCTCGGCGGCGTTCTCGGTGGAGGGCAAGCAGCTCATCGCCGCCCCCATGCCCGGCAAGGTGGTGAAGGTGCTGGTGAAGCTCGGCGACGAGGTCAAGGAGGGCCAGGGGCTGGTGGTCGTCGAGGCGATGAAGATGGAGAACGAGCTGAAGAGCCCCAAGGCCGGCAAGGTGGTGGAGCTGCCCGCCAAGGAAGGCACCGCGGTGGAGATCAACGCGAAGCTCGTGGTGGTCGAGTAG
- the accC gene encoding acetyl-CoA carboxylase biotin carboxylase subunit, with translation MPKIRKILVANRGEIAVRVMRTCKELGISTVAVYSEADRSALHVRTADQAFLVGPPPSRESYLVQERILEAAKKAGADAIHPGYGFLSENASFVRACEKAGITFIGPPASAMDAMGEKTRARQNMIKAGVPVVPGTAEPIATIEEARAYTEKIGVPVMLKAAGGGGGKGMRKVERLEDFESSWRAAKSEAMNAFGNDAVYIEKYLEKPHHVEIQVFADQYGNTIHLNERECSAQRRHQKVVEETPSPILTPEMRAKMGEVAVKAAKAVGYVGAGTVEFLVDVHRNFYFLEMNTRLQVEHPVTEWVTGLDLVAWQIKVAEGEKLPYTEAPRPNGHSIEVRIYAEDPARNFMPSPGRISYLRVPGGPYLRDDSGVFPGYTVPNTYDPMISKLSVWAPTRREAIERAKRALSEYVVKGITTNVRYLKGILSHPEFVEGDYDTSFLTREHETLLGKTEDPQLTEAALLASVVYAYQRDQKRAKTLTQAPSQGGKGGISAWRLSSRRGR, from the coding sequence ATGCCCAAGATCCGCAAAATCCTCGTCGCCAATCGCGGCGAGATCGCCGTCCGGGTGATGCGCACCTGCAAGGAGCTCGGCATCTCCACGGTGGCGGTCTACTCCGAGGCGGACCGCTCCGCCCTTCACGTCCGCACCGCCGACCAGGCCTTCCTGGTGGGCCCCCCGCCCTCGCGCGAGAGCTATCTCGTGCAGGAGCGGATTCTGGAGGCCGCCAAGAAGGCCGGCGCGGACGCCATCCATCCCGGCTACGGCTTCCTCTCGGAGAACGCGTCCTTCGTGCGCGCGTGCGAGAAGGCCGGCATCACCTTCATCGGCCCGCCCGCCTCGGCCATGGACGCCATGGGCGAGAAGACGCGCGCCCGGCAGAACATGATCAAGGCCGGCGTGCCCGTGGTGCCTGGTACCGCCGAGCCCATCGCCACCATCGAGGAGGCGCGCGCCTACACCGAGAAGATCGGCGTGCCGGTGATGCTCAAGGCGGCCGGCGGCGGTGGCGGCAAGGGCATGCGCAAGGTGGAGCGGCTCGAGGACTTCGAGTCCTCCTGGCGCGCGGCCAAGAGCGAGGCGATGAACGCCTTCGGCAACGACGCCGTCTACATCGAGAAGTACCTCGAGAAGCCGCACCACGTGGAGATTCAGGTGTTCGCCGACCAGTACGGCAACACCATCCACCTCAACGAGCGCGAGTGCTCGGCGCAGCGCCGCCACCAGAAGGTGGTGGAGGAGACGCCCAGCCCCATCCTCACCCCGGAGATGCGGGCGAAGATGGGCGAGGTGGCGGTGAAGGCCGCCAAGGCTGTGGGCTACGTGGGCGCGGGCACGGTGGAGTTCCTCGTGGACGTGCACCGCAACTTCTACTTCCTGGAGATGAACACCCGTCTCCAGGTGGAGCACCCGGTGACGGAGTGGGTGACGGGGCTGGACCTGGTGGCCTGGCAGATCAAGGTCGCCGAGGGCGAGAAGCTGCCGTACACCGAGGCGCCCAGGCCGAACGGGCACTCCATCGAGGTGCGCATCTACGCGGAAGACCCCGCGCGCAACTTCATGCCGAGCCCGGGCCGCATCAGCTACCTGCGCGTGCCGGGAGGCCCGTACCTGCGTGACGACTCGGGCGTGTTCCCCGGGTACACGGTGCCCAACACGTATGACCCGATGATCTCCAAGCTGTCCGTGTGGGCCCCCACGCGGCGCGAGGCCATCGAGCGGGCGAAGCGGGCGCTGAGCGAGTACGTGGTGAAGGGCATCACCACCAACGTGCGCTACCTGAAGGGAATCCTGTCGCACCCGGAGTTCGTCGAGGGTGACTACGACACGAGCTTCCTCACGCGCGAGCACGAGACACTGCTGGGCAAGACGGAGGATCCGCAGCTGACCGAGGCGGCGCTGCTGGCGAGCGTGGTGTACGCGTACCAGCGGGACCAGAAGCGGGCGAAGACCCTGACCCAGGCGCCGTCGCAAGGCGGCAAGGGCGGAATCTCCGCGTGGCGGCTGTCGAGCCGCCGCGGGCGCTAA
- a CDS encoding TSUP family transporter codes for MDVTPLEIVLLCVAALTAGVVDAIAGGGGLVTLPALLATGLPPHVVLGTNKGQSVFGAFAALVRFSRAGLVKGKLAVITFPMGLVGSLLGAALVLLLRPEVLKPVVLVLLVAVAAFLAFRRGPPPGERPEPPARRMMTLGAVIALIIGTYDGFFGPGTGTFLIICFSGLLGHNLTKASADAKVVNFATNLAAVGLFAYRGLVLWHVALPMAAAQFTGAWIGAHMAVRGGDKLVRKVVLLVVVALVIKLGRDVLVG; via the coding sequence GTGGACGTCACCCCGCTCGAAATCGTCCTGTTGTGCGTCGCGGCCCTCACGGCCGGTGTGGTGGATGCCATCGCCGGAGGAGGAGGGCTGGTGACGCTGCCCGCCCTCCTGGCGACCGGTCTGCCGCCGCACGTGGTCCTGGGCACCAACAAGGGCCAGTCCGTGTTCGGCGCCTTCGCGGCGCTGGTGCGCTTCTCCCGGGCAGGGCTGGTGAAGGGGAAGCTCGCGGTCATCACCTTCCCGATGGGATTGGTGGGCTCGTTGCTCGGGGCGGCGCTGGTGCTGCTGCTGCGCCCCGAGGTGCTCAAGCCCGTGGTGCTCGTGTTGCTGGTGGCAGTGGCCGCCTTCCTGGCCTTCCGCCGAGGGCCGCCGCCGGGCGAGAGGCCGGAACCGCCGGCCCGGCGCATGATGACGCTGGGCGCGGTCATCGCGCTCATCATCGGCACCTATGACGGCTTCTTCGGGCCGGGGACGGGGACGTTCCTCATCATCTGCTTCTCGGGGCTGCTGGGGCACAACCTGACGAAGGCCTCGGCGGACGCGAAGGTGGTGAACTTCGCGACGAACCTCGCGGCGGTGGGCCTCTTCGCGTACCGGGGCCTGGTGCTGTGGCACGTGGCCCTGCCCATGGCCGCGGCCCAGTTCACCGGCGCGTGGATCGGCGCGCATATGGCCGTGCGAGGAGGCGACAAGCTGGTGCGCAAGGTGGTGCTTCTGGTGGTGGTGGCGCTCGTCATCAAGCTGGGCCGAGACGTGCTCGTCGGGTAG